The proteins below are encoded in one region of Mycobacterium shinjukuense:
- a CDS encoding acyl-CoA dehydrogenase family protein, which translates to MTATIDGAIGLFDSELLEDIRAHADALDRGQDNARRSFTMLGAAGLLGVGAPGNADGRLPQMAEVISVISGECMSTGFAVWASRMVVEYLLTAGTLFSTAAVKPLLAGTALGVTGMAAAFKDAAGCGSLELTATPAPGGYQLGGCIRWASNLYDDSMLVTAARTERGDKLIVALPLTTPGVTVGNRFKLLAMDSTASSYLELNDAYITSEQVLSTDFDGFLDAVRPTFLVLQSAMCLGLAKTAMAQCKLGLTGVNSVFSSDVDLIAGKLALAEKTLASLTSAIGGMQPPNNKELLALRLTAAEIASACAALEIRTAGGKGYASRTPASRRYREAAFLPVQSPSEAQLRWELGGCC; encoded by the coding sequence GTGACCGCGACAATCGATGGCGCGATCGGTCTGTTCGATTCGGAGCTGCTGGAAGACATTCGTGCCCACGCCGACGCGTTGGACCGCGGCCAGGACAATGCCCGACGCAGTTTCACGATGCTCGGTGCCGCCGGTCTGCTCGGGGTGGGCGCCCCGGGCAACGCCGATGGCAGGCTTCCGCAGATGGCCGAGGTGATCAGCGTGATCTCCGGCGAGTGCATGAGCACCGGGTTCGCGGTGTGGGCCAGCCGGATGGTGGTGGAGTATCTGCTCACGGCCGGAACACTATTCAGCACGGCCGCGGTCAAGCCGTTGCTGGCCGGGACCGCGCTGGGGGTGACCGGCATGGCCGCGGCCTTCAAGGACGCTGCCGGTTGCGGAAGCCTAGAACTCACGGCCACACCGGCCCCGGGGGGCTACCAGCTCGGCGGTTGCATCAGGTGGGCCAGCAACCTCTACGACGACTCGATGTTGGTCACCGCGGCCCGAACCGAGCGCGGCGACAAACTGATCGTGGCTCTGCCGTTGACCACGCCGGGCGTCACGGTGGGCAATCGCTTCAAGCTGTTGGCAATGGATAGCACGGCGTCGTCGTATCTGGAGCTCAACGATGCCTACATCACCTCCGAGCAAGTGCTGTCCACGGACTTCGACGGGTTTCTCGACGCGGTCCGCCCCACCTTCCTGGTCCTGCAATCGGCCATGTGCCTTGGCCTGGCCAAGACCGCGATGGCACAGTGCAAGCTTGGCCTGACCGGAGTGAACTCCGTCTTTAGCTCCGATGTCGATCTGATCGCGGGAAAGCTGGCCCTGGCCGAGAAGACGTTGGCGAGTTTGACCTCGGCGATCGGCGGAATGCAACCGCCCAACAACAAAGAGCTACTGGCATTGCGGCTGACGGCAGCCGAGATCGCCAGCGCCTGTGCCGCTTTGGAGATCCGGACCGCCGGCGGGAAGGGCTACGCCAGCAGGACACCGGCGAGCCGGCGCTACCGGGAGGCCGCGTTCCTTCCCGTCCAGTCGCCCTCCGAAGCTCAGCTGCGCTGGGAACTCGGCGGGTGCTGTTGA
- a CDS encoding aldehyde dehydrogenase family protein, whose product MDDHNGSRQIAVENPATGEVIAHVPDMTPEQVAELARRGRAAQPVWEALGFDGRAKVLKRMQRWIMDNADELVRTICSETGKAYEDAQIAELSYGAAAFGFWADHAPRYLADERIHSSSIFVKNKRLVLRYRPVGLVGVIGPWNYPLTNSFGDCIPALAAGNSVILKPSEITPLTSLFLAKGLAACGLPADVFAVATGRGATGAAVVDEVDMIMFTGSTATGRKIAMRAAERLIPASLELGGKDPMIVLADANIERAANHAAYYSMFNCGQTCISIERCYVEAPVYDEFVARVTDKVRAIRQGVPTGPGTVDVGSLTFPPQVETVERHVEDARARGAKILTGGKRGRTTGYWYEPTVLVDVNHDMACMREETFGPTLPIMKVADAEEAIRLANDSEYGLCAAVFSRDTARAEAVARRINAGAVTINDALLNYTALELPMGGAKPGSGIGYRHGAGGIRKYCRHQSLFISRINPGWDPHMYPYTAWRSRLFARLLRLLNRG is encoded by the coding sequence ATGGACGACCACAACGGCAGCCGGCAGATCGCGGTGGAGAATCCCGCCACCGGCGAGGTGATCGCGCACGTGCCCGACATGACACCCGAGCAGGTCGCCGAGCTGGCCCGGCGCGGCCGCGCCGCCCAACCGGTATGGGAAGCACTAGGGTTCGACGGGCGGGCAAAGGTGCTCAAGCGGATGCAGCGCTGGATCATGGACAACGCCGATGAGCTGGTCCGCACCATCTGCTCGGAGACCGGCAAGGCCTACGAAGACGCTCAGATCGCCGAATTATCTTACGGTGCAGCGGCATTCGGCTTCTGGGCGGATCACGCGCCGCGCTACCTTGCCGACGAGCGGATCCACTCGTCATCGATCTTCGTCAAGAACAAACGGCTGGTCCTGCGGTACCGCCCGGTCGGGCTGGTCGGTGTTATCGGTCCGTGGAACTACCCCCTGACCAACTCGTTCGGCGACTGCATACCGGCGCTGGCCGCCGGCAACAGCGTCATCCTCAAGCCCTCGGAAATAACACCGTTGACATCGCTCTTCCTGGCAAAGGGCCTGGCCGCGTGCGGGCTGCCGGCGGACGTCTTCGCGGTGGCGACCGGACGCGGGGCCACCGGCGCGGCGGTGGTCGACGAGGTCGACATGATCATGTTCACCGGGTCGACCGCCACCGGCCGCAAGATCGCCATGCGCGCCGCCGAGCGGCTGATCCCGGCATCGCTGGAACTCGGCGGCAAGGATCCGATGATCGTGCTCGCCGACGCCAACATCGAACGCGCGGCCAACCACGCGGCCTACTACTCGATGTTCAACTGCGGGCAGACGTGCATCTCGATCGAGCGCTGCTATGTCGAGGCACCGGTCTATGACGAATTCGTCGCCCGGGTCACCGACAAGGTGCGCGCGATACGCCAGGGTGTGCCCACCGGACCCGGAACGGTCGACGTCGGATCGCTGACCTTTCCACCGCAAGTGGAGACGGTGGAACGCCACGTCGAGGATGCGCGCGCACGCGGCGCCAAGATCCTCACCGGGGGAAAGCGCGGGCGAACCACCGGCTACTGGTACGAACCGACGGTGCTCGTCGATGTCAACCACGACATGGCCTGCATGCGCGAGGAGACCTTCGGTCCGACGCTGCCGATCATGAAGGTCGCCGACGCCGAGGAGGCGATCCGGCTGGCCAACGACTCGGAGTACGGGTTGTGCGCGGCGGTGTTTTCCCGAGACACCGCGCGCGCCGAAGCGGTGGCGCGTCGGATCAACGCCGGCGCGGTCACGATCAACGATGCGCTGCTCAACTACACCGCGCTGGAACTGCCGATGGGCGGGGCCAAGCCGGGTTCGGGCATCGGCTATCGACACGGCGCCGGCGGAATTCGAAAGTACTGCCGCCACCAGTCGCTGTTTATCTCGCGCATCAATCCCGGCTGGGACCCGCACATGTACCCCTACACCGCCTGGCGCAGCCGGCTTTTCGCCCGACTGCTGCGCCTGCTGAATCGGGGCTGA
- a CDS encoding flavin reductase family protein: protein MNTNAPLPPLEQSWTLGGPVDAASMRDAMGAFPSGVTVLTTRLGDRRVGMTISSFASVSIDPPLLLQCVARSAGSLPAFRMGTAVAVNVLARDQAHLARRFASKVENRFEGVQFDTDERGCPILAGAAASVTGVIDRIYDAGDHVILLIRACAVHRSGALPLLYHSGRMHDWVTAVNAVAS, encoded by the coding sequence ATGAACACCAACGCGCCGCTGCCGCCACTCGAACAGTCATGGACACTGGGCGGACCCGTCGACGCCGCATCGATGCGTGACGCCATGGGCGCCTTTCCGTCCGGTGTCACCGTGCTGACAACCCGCTTGGGAGACCGGCGGGTCGGCATGACGATCAGTTCGTTCGCCTCGGTGTCGATCGACCCGCCGCTGCTGCTGCAGTGCGTGGCACGCAGCGCGGGCAGCCTGCCGGCGTTCCGCATGGGCACTGCGGTCGCGGTCAACGTTCTCGCGCGCGACCAGGCCCACCTGGCGCGCCGGTTTGCCAGCAAGGTCGAGAACCGTTTCGAAGGCGTGCAATTCGACACCGACGAGCGAGGCTGCCCGATACTTGCCGGCGCCGCCGCCTCGGTAACGGGTGTCATCGACCGGATATACGACGCCGGCGACCATGTCATCCTGCTCATTCGCGCCTGTGCCGTTCACCGCAGCGGCGCCTTGCCGCTGCTGTACCACTCGGGGCGGATGCACGACTGGGTTACGGCCGTCAACGCCGTGGCTTCGTAA
- a CDS encoding ABC transporter ATP-binding protein, translated as MASVSFQRATRRYPGTDRPALDRLDLMVGDGEFVVLVGPSGCGKTTSLRLVAGLESLDSGSIRIGDRDVTNVEPKDRDVAMVFQNYALYPHMTVAQNMGFALKVANISKFEIRERVLAAAKLLDLQPYLDRKPKDLSGGQRQRVAMGRAIVRRPQVFLMDEPLSNLDAKLRVQTRNQIAALQRQLGTTTVYVTHDQVEAMTMGDRVAVLRDGVLQQCAAPRELYRSPGNVFVAGFIGSPAMNLFTLPVVDSAVSLGDWLIPVPREIAGRAAEVVVGVRPEHFELGSLGVEMDVDVVEELGADAYLYGRISGSGKVVGKPVVARTDGRDPPDKGTRVRLHPQPGHLHFFGVDGRRLG; from the coding sequence GTGGCTTCGGTGAGTTTCCAGCGGGCCACGCGGCGGTATCCCGGCACGGATCGCCCCGCCCTGGACCGCCTGGACCTGATGGTGGGCGACGGCGAGTTCGTGGTCCTGGTCGGGCCGTCCGGATGCGGCAAGACGACCTCGCTGCGGCTGGTGGCCGGCCTGGAATCGCTGGATTCCGGGAGCATCCGGATCGGCGACCGCGACGTCACCAACGTCGAGCCCAAGGACCGCGACGTGGCGATGGTCTTCCAGAACTATGCCCTGTATCCCCACATGACGGTGGCGCAGAACATGGGTTTCGCGTTGAAAGTCGCCAACATTTCGAAGTTCGAGATCCGCGAGCGCGTGCTGGCCGCGGCGAAACTGCTGGATCTGCAACCGTATCTGGATCGCAAGCCCAAGGACCTGTCCGGCGGCCAGCGGCAGCGGGTGGCGATGGGCCGCGCGATCGTGCGTCGGCCGCAGGTGTTCCTGATGGACGAGCCGCTGTCGAATCTGGACGCCAAACTGCGCGTGCAGACCCGCAACCAGATCGCGGCGTTGCAGCGCCAACTCGGCACCACCACGGTCTATGTCACCCATGACCAGGTGGAGGCCATGACCATGGGCGACCGGGTGGCGGTGTTGCGCGACGGCGTGCTGCAGCAGTGCGCCGCGCCGCGCGAGCTGTACCGCAGTCCGGGCAACGTGTTCGTCGCCGGCTTCATCGGATCTCCGGCGATGAACCTGTTCACCCTCCCCGTCGTGGATTCCGCGGTCTCGTTGGGAGACTGGCTGATCCCCGTGCCGCGTGAGATCGCCGGCAGGGCGGCCGAGGTCGTCGTCGGGGTGCGCCCCGAGCATTTCGAGCTGGGCAGTCTGGGTGTCGAGATGGACGTCGACGTGGTCGAAGAGCTCGGGGCGGACGCCTACCTGTATGGCCGGATCAGCGGATCCGGCAAGGTCGTCGGCAAACCCGTCGTGGCGCGCACCGACGGGCGCGATCCGCCCGACAAGGGCACCCGCGTGCGGCTGCATCCGCAGCCCGGGCACCTGCACTTTTTCGGTGTCGACGGGCGTCGCCTCGGCTGA
- the cynS gene encoding cyanase: MTHTRTRLAEVIRRARLHKGLSWARIAEAIGKDRVWTVAALLGQHPLSSADAATVAALLDLGDDAVTILQMVPYRGSDPSVSADPTIHRFHEALSVYGPAIKELITEEFGDGIMSAINFRMSVERRPDPQGDRVIVIFDGKFLDYRWNHTEQEVLP; this comes from the coding sequence GTGACCCATACCAGAACGCGGCTCGCCGAGGTCATCAGGCGGGCGCGCCTGCACAAGGGCTTGAGCTGGGCCAGGATCGCCGAGGCAATCGGAAAGGATCGGGTGTGGACGGTGGCAGCCCTGCTCGGCCAGCATCCACTGTCGAGCGCCGACGCCGCGACGGTGGCAGCGCTGCTTGACCTCGGTGACGATGCCGTCACCATCTTGCAGATGGTGCCCTATCGGGGAAGTGACCCGTCGGTGTCGGCCGATCCGACGATTCACCGGTTTCATGAGGCGCTGTCGGTGTACGGGCCGGCGATCAAAGAGCTGATCACCGAGGAATTCGGTGACGGGATCATGAGCGCGATCAACTTCCGCATGAGCGTCGAACGTCGTCCGGATCCGCAGGGTGATCGCGTCATTGTCATTTTCGACGGCAAATTTCTCGACTACCGATGGAATCACACCGAACAGGAGGTATTGCCGTGA
- a CDS encoding maleylpyruvate isomerase family mycothiol-dependent enzyme, which translates to MTRPGDGAPAALMDMARAERAELVEFLATLTPQQWATPSLCDGWSVKDVVAHMFSYEDLNAFGLVKRFIKGRVVRANEVGVHEFAARSPDELLDYAGQHLQPRGLTAGFGGMIALLDAMIHHQDIRRALGRPRTIPAERLTRVLWLTPRNPRLGARPRIKGLRLRATDVDWVHGRGPEVTGPGEALLMAMAGRPAALADLSGPGTATLAQRLE; encoded by the coding sequence ATGACCCGCCCCGGAGATGGCGCACCCGCCGCCCTGATGGACATGGCCCGCGCCGAGCGTGCCGAGCTGGTGGAGTTTTTGGCAACGCTCACACCGCAGCAGTGGGCCACACCCAGCCTGTGCGACGGCTGGAGCGTCAAAGACGTTGTCGCGCATATGTTCAGCTACGAAGATCTCAACGCATTCGGGTTGGTCAAGCGGTTCATCAAGGGCCGGGTGGTGCGCGCCAACGAGGTCGGCGTGCACGAGTTCGCCGCGCGGAGCCCGGATGAGTTGCTCGACTATGCCGGTCAACACCTGCAACCACGCGGGCTGACGGCGGGTTTCGGCGGCATGATCGCTCTGCTGGACGCCATGATCCACCACCAAGACATCCGGCGCGCACTGGGCCGGCCCCGCACCATCCCCGCCGAGCGGCTCACCCGCGTTCTGTGGCTGACGCCGAGGAACCCTCGGCTTGGCGCTCGGCCACGAATCAAGGGATTGCGCCTGCGCGCCACCGATGTCGACTGGGTACACGGCCGCGGGCCCGAGGTAACCGGCCCCGGCGAGGCACTGCTCATGGCGATGGCCGGCCGGCCCGCGGCCCTGGCTGACCTCTCGGGTCCCGGGACGGCAACGCTGGCCCAACGACTGGAGTAG
- a CDS encoding carbohydrate ABC transporter permease: MSTARAPKGTRRPGRRARAGRLFVAPNLAAVMVFLLFPLGFSLYMSLQRWDLFTPPRFVGLANFENLFTSDPLFLIAVRNTAIFTLGSVLPTVVISLLVAGVLNRKVKGISIFRTIVFLPLAISSVVMAVVWQFVFNTDDGLLNIMLGWIGIGPIPWLVEPHWAMVALCLVSVWRSVPFATVVLLAAMQGVPDNVYEAAKIDGAGEVRQFVSITVPLIRGSISFVVVISIIHAFQAFDLVYVLTGANGGPETGTYVLGIMLFQHAFSFLEFGYASALAWVMFAILLVLTVLQFRITRRRSWEGSRGLG, translated from the coding sequence ATGTCCACCGCGCGGGCCCCGAAGGGCACCCGCCGCCCGGGACGACGCGCGCGCGCCGGTCGGCTGTTCGTCGCCCCCAACCTGGCCGCGGTGATGGTGTTCCTGCTGTTTCCGCTGGGTTTCTCGCTGTACATGAGTCTGCAGCGGTGGGACCTGTTCACGCCGCCGCGGTTCGTGGGTCTGGCGAACTTCGAGAACCTGTTCACCTCCGACCCGCTGTTTCTCATCGCCGTGCGCAATACGGCGATCTTCACCCTCGGCAGCGTGCTGCCCACCGTCGTCATCAGCCTTCTTGTCGCCGGGGTGCTGAACCGGAAAGTCAAGGGCATCAGCATCTTTCGCACCATCGTCTTTCTGCCGCTGGCGATCTCGTCGGTGGTGATGGCGGTGGTGTGGCAGTTCGTCTTCAACACCGACGACGGGCTGCTCAACATCATGCTCGGCTGGATCGGGATCGGACCCATCCCGTGGCTGGTCGAACCCCACTGGGCCATGGTGGCGCTCTGCCTGGTCAGCGTGTGGCGCAGCGTGCCGTTCGCCACCGTGGTCTTGCTGGCGGCGATGCAGGGAGTTCCGGACAACGTCTACGAGGCCGCCAAGATCGACGGCGCCGGCGAGGTTCGCCAGTTCGTGTCCATCACGGTGCCGCTGATCCGTGGGTCGATCTCGTTTGTGGTGGTCATCTCGATCATCCACGCGTTCCAGGCGTTTGACCTGGTCTACGTCCTCACCGGCGCCAACGGCGGACCGGAAACCGGGACGTATGTGCTGGGCATCATGCTGTTCCAGCACGCCTTTTCGTTCCTGGAGTTCGGGTATGCCTCGGCATTGGCCTGGGTGATGTTCGCGATCCTGTTGGTGCTGACCGTGCTGCAGTTTCGGATCACCCGGCGACGTTCCTGGGAGGGTTCCCGTGGTTTGGGTTGA
- a CDS encoding OsmC family protein translates to MTDALVIDAEGLDRLSCRAKADPGTGKKTLTARTVCESGFRNMTYVRDLAPMLVGEPPALLGDDSAPNPSETTLAALGSCISVGLLANATHRGVTLTKIEVEMAGDIDISAVWGVGDTPEGKVLGFSAVRCTVTLAGDADDATLKEIHDNAIAWSPVVNTFRRPVTVDSTLAIG, encoded by the coding sequence ATGACCGACGCGCTTGTCATCGATGCCGAGGGCCTTGACCGGCTGTCGTGCCGTGCCAAGGCCGACCCGGGCACCGGCAAGAAGACCCTGACGGCCCGCACGGTGTGTGAGTCCGGATTCCGCAACATGACCTATGTGCGCGACCTGGCCCCGATGTTGGTCGGGGAGCCGCCCGCGCTGCTGGGCGATGATTCGGCGCCCAATCCCTCGGAGACCACGCTGGCCGCTCTGGGGTCGTGCATCTCGGTCGGCCTACTGGCCAACGCCACCCACCGTGGTGTCACCCTGACCAAGATCGAGGTCGAGATGGCCGGTGATATCGACATCTCCGCCGTCTGGGGGGTCGGTGACACCCCGGAGGGCAAAGTCCTGGGCTTCAGCGCGGTTCGCTGCACGGTAACCCTGGCCGGCGATGCCGACGACGCGACACTGAAGGAGATCCACGACAACGCGATCGCGTGGTCGCCCGTGGTGAACACGTTCCGCCGTCCAGTCACCGTCGACTCCACCCTGGCAATCGGCTAG
- a CDS encoding carbohydrate ABC transporter permease — MVWVDRVVQRNVFRGIVVYAALIAIAWCALFPILWALSGSLKTDGEVSEATLFPSHPQWSNYRAVFALMPFWRMFFNTVLYAGCVTAGQVFFCSLAGYAFARLEFRGRETLFVVYLGTLMVPLTVTVIPQFILMRTVGWVDTPWAMIVPGLFGGAFGTYLMRQFFRTLPADLEEAAILDGCSPWQIYWRILLPHARPAVMVLGVLTWVTVWNDFLWPLLMIQRNSLATLTLGLVRLRGEYVARWPVLMAASMLILLPLVVLYAAAQRSFVRGIAVTGMGG, encoded by the coding sequence GTGGTTTGGGTTGATCGAGTGGTCCAGCGCAACGTCTTTCGCGGCATCGTGGTGTACGCCGCGCTGATCGCGATCGCGTGGTGTGCGCTGTTCCCGATCCTGTGGGCGCTGTCGGGCTCGTTGAAGACCGACGGTGAGGTGAGCGAGGCGACGCTGTTCCCGTCGCACCCGCAGTGGTCCAACTATCGTGCGGTGTTCGCGCTGATGCCGTTCTGGCGGATGTTCTTCAACACCGTGCTGTATGCCGGATGCGTCACGGCCGGGCAGGTCTTCTTCTGCTCACTGGCCGGATACGCGTTCGCGCGACTCGAGTTTCGCGGACGCGAGACGTTGTTCGTGGTGTACCTGGGCACGTTGATGGTGCCGTTGACCGTCACGGTGATCCCGCAGTTCATCCTCATGCGGACGGTGGGATGGGTCGACACACCCTGGGCGATGATCGTGCCGGGGTTGTTCGGCGGTGCGTTCGGCACCTATCTGATGCGACAGTTCTTCCGCACCCTGCCCGCCGATCTGGAGGAGGCCGCGATTCTGGACGGTTGCTCGCCCTGGCAGATCTACTGGCGAATTCTGTTGCCCCACGCCAGACCCGCGGTGATGGTGCTGGGCGTGCTCACCTGGGTCACCGTGTGGAATGACTTTTTATGGCCGCTGTTGATGATCCAGCGCAATAGCCTGGCCACGCTGACGCTTGGCCTGGTTCGGCTGCGCGGCGAATACGTCGCGCGCTGGCCGGTGTTGATGGCGGCCTCGATGCTGATCCTGCTGCCCCTGGTCGTGCTCTACGCGGCCGCGCAACGCTCCTTTGTCCGCGGGATCGCGGTGACCGGGATGGGCGGGTAA
- a CDS encoding RNA polymerase sigma factor, with protein sequence MTPTAGGGCQPPTDPEPEVGGIPLTALVRDYHRPMVNFACTMVNSPSVAEEAVQEAWVQVLKFSDSFEGRSSVATWLFGIVKNTAARHRRRETRIRAHELLATEDADPLSGRMHPAGHPDAGHWRVPPSRRFLPEDQTVAQELVDHVREALDALPMRQRQLVILRDLVGTSAQEAGDILELSAAAQRALLYRARGNLRNELEKRYQR encoded by the coding sequence GTGACTCCGACGGCGGGCGGCGGGTGCCAGCCGCCCACGGATCCTGAACCCGAGGTCGGCGGGATCCCGCTGACCGCCCTGGTGCGCGACTACCACCGGCCGATGGTGAATTTTGCCTGCACCATGGTGAATTCACCATCGGTGGCCGAAGAAGCCGTGCAGGAAGCATGGGTGCAGGTGCTGAAGTTTTCGGACTCGTTCGAGGGGCGTTCTTCGGTGGCCACCTGGTTGTTCGGGATCGTCAAGAACACCGCGGCGCGGCACCGGCGCCGCGAGACGCGGATCCGCGCGCACGAGCTGCTGGCCACCGAAGACGCCGACCCGCTGTCCGGCCGCATGCACCCGGCCGGTCACCCCGACGCCGGGCACTGGCGCGTTCCACCGTCTCGGCGATTCCTCCCGGAGGACCAAACGGTGGCCCAGGAACTCGTTGACCACGTGCGGGAGGCACTGGACGCGTTGCCGATGCGGCAACGACAGCTGGTCATCCTCCGAGACCTCGTCGGTACGTCCGCGCAGGAGGCCGGCGACATTCTCGAACTGTCCGCCGCGGCGCAGCGCGCGCTGCTCTATCGAGCCCGAGGAAACCTTCGAAACGAATTGGAAAAGCGGTATCAACGATGA
- a CDS encoding ArsR/SmtB family transcription factor: MTAYRCTGEAWQALADGTRRAIVERLAHGPLAVGELARDLPVSRPAVSQHLKVLKSAGLVCDRARGTRRVYQLDPAGLDALRADLDRFWTQALAAYAHTLDIEGDGS; encoded by the coding sequence GTGACCGCTTACCGATGTACCGGTGAGGCGTGGCAGGCCCTGGCTGACGGGACCCGGCGGGCCATCGTGGAACGCCTGGCGCATGGCCCATTGGCCGTCGGGGAATTGGCCCGCGACCTTCCCGTCAGCCGGCCGGCGGTGTCACAGCACCTCAAGGTGCTCAAGTCGGCCGGGCTGGTGTGCGATCGCGCCAGGGGAACCCGTCGCGTCTACCAGCTGGACCCGGCCGGGCTCGACGCACTGCGCGCCGACCTCGACCGGTTCTGGACCCAGGCCCTGGCCGCCTACGCGCATACCCTCGACATCGAAGGAGATGGCTCATGA